A stretch of Microbacterium sp. LWH3-1.2 DNA encodes these proteins:
- a CDS encoding methylated-DNA--[protein]-cysteine S-methyltransferase, which yields MTSEDPPRYRVHPSPIGDILIVTTADGIVTLHPFDGPLHAKIERVALQLRALPVPDDDTDAATAASATTEAFESAVAQLDEYFDGDREEFDLPLDWRLVRGFTRAALEAVCDIPYGETASYGEVAIAAGIPRAARAVGTACATTPFSVVVPVHRVVRADGSLGEYGGRPEVKRFLVDLEQGPAVAPAPSAARRDAATAD from the coding sequence ATGACCTCCGAGGATCCGCCCCGCTACCGCGTCCACCCGTCGCCCATCGGCGACATCCTCATCGTCACGACAGCCGACGGCATCGTGACCCTCCACCCCTTCGACGGCCCCCTGCACGCCAAGATCGAGCGCGTCGCACTGCAGCTGCGCGCCCTTCCGGTCCCTGACGACGATACGGATGCCGCCACCGCGGCCTCCGCCACCACCGAGGCCTTCGAGAGCGCGGTGGCGCAGCTCGACGAGTACTTCGACGGCGACCGGGAGGAGTTCGACCTGCCGCTGGACTGGCGACTCGTCCGCGGGTTCACGCGCGCCGCGCTGGAGGCCGTGTGCGACATCCCCTACGGCGAGACCGCCAGCTACGGCGAGGTCGCGATCGCGGCCGGCATCCCCCGAGCTGCGCGCGCTGTCGGCACCGCGTGCGCGACGACGCCGTTCTCCGTGGTGGTCCCGGTTCACCGGGTCGTCCGCGCCGACGGCTCCCTCGGCGAATACGGCGGGCGGCCCGAGGTGAAGCGGTTCCTGGTCGACCTCGAACAGGGCCCTGCCGTCGCGCCGGCGCCATCGGCCGCCCGGCGCGACGCCGCGACGGCGGACTGA
- a CDS encoding helix-turn-helix transcriptional regulator has translation MGAGVRIVVDGAGGDLGDAQALDHAVADLVRRTRFPVAFGGLALGDAIHVTSIHGARTRNLEGLVVEASRGLGGRALVEKRPRLALDYGSSRSITHDYDRAVLGEGIATLFAVPVMVGGRARGVIYCGSWAEAPVGDVVARPAFAVAEELSSELRIRDEVQRRLTLSPTRSAPAAMPATTREELRETYAELRSIAAIIDDPALRARLDRLERRLAALSHDASEPPVQLDVRLSPREIDVLACAALGSTNAEIAASLDLKEGTVKSYLQAAMAKLDASTRHAAVVTARRAGILP, from the coding sequence ATGGGCGCGGGGGTCCGTATCGTCGTGGACGGCGCGGGCGGCGATCTCGGCGACGCGCAGGCGCTCGACCACGCGGTGGCCGACCTCGTGCGCCGTACCCGCTTCCCGGTCGCCTTCGGCGGACTCGCACTCGGCGACGCGATCCACGTCACGTCCATCCACGGTGCCCGCACCCGCAATCTCGAGGGTCTCGTCGTGGAGGCCTCTCGCGGCCTCGGCGGGCGCGCGCTCGTCGAGAAGCGCCCGCGGCTCGCGCTCGACTACGGCTCCTCGCGCAGCATCACGCACGACTACGACCGCGCCGTGCTCGGCGAGGGCATCGCGACCCTCTTCGCCGTCCCCGTGATGGTGGGCGGCCGCGCTCGCGGCGTCATCTACTGCGGGTCATGGGCCGAAGCGCCGGTGGGCGACGTCGTCGCCCGCCCCGCCTTCGCCGTCGCGGAGGAGCTCTCCAGCGAACTGCGCATCCGCGACGAGGTGCAGCGGCGGCTGACCCTCTCCCCCACGCGCAGCGCCCCGGCCGCGATGCCCGCGACCACGCGGGAAGAGCTGCGCGAGACGTACGCCGAGTTGCGCAGCATCGCGGCGATCATCGACGACCCTGCGCTTCGCGCGCGGCTCGACCGACTCGAGCGACGGCTGGCGGCGCTCTCCCACGACGCGTCCGAGCCGCCGGTCCAGCTCGACGTGCGGCTGTCCCCCCGCGAGATCGATGTGCTCGCATGCGCGGCGCTGGGTTCGACCAACGCCGAGATCGCGGCGTCCCTCGACCTCAAAGAGGGCACGGTCAAGTCGTATCTGCAGGCGGCGATGGCGAAGTTGGACGCCTCGACCCGCCACGCCGCGGTCGTCACCGCGCGTCGCGCCGGCATCCTCCCCTGA
- a CDS encoding histone-like nucleoid-structuring protein Lsr2, whose product MARRIVHQLVDDIDGTLLEAGDGETVLFSLDGVAYEIDLTDENAAALRGALERYTNAARTVSSTRATSNAPGGRKRRRSGQQDYSGVREWAKQNGYHVSERGRVPASVLEAYEAAH is encoded by the coding sequence ATGGCCCGTAGAATCGTTCACCAGCTCGTCGATGACATCGACGGAACCCTTTTGGAAGCCGGCGACGGCGAGACCGTTCTGTTCTCGCTCGATGGCGTCGCCTACGAGATCGACCTCACCGACGAGAACGCCGCCGCCCTGCGCGGTGCTCTCGAGCGCTACACCAATGCGGCGCGCACCGTCTCCTCCACCCGGGCGACGTCGAACGCCCCGGGCGGGCGCAAGCGTCGCCGCAGCGGACAGCAGGACTACAGCGGCGTCCGCGAATGGGCGAAGCAGAACGGCTATCACGTGTCCGAACGGGGCCGGGTTCCGGCATCCGTCCTGGAAGCCTACGAAGCGGCGCACTGA
- the pntB gene encoding Re/Si-specific NAD(P)(+) transhydrogenase subunit beta: MIAVAGQVAGAAYIVAALLFILSLAGLSKHETSRRGVVFGIVGMTIALIATVVLVAAGAWDQPSGVLGLTLLVVAVLIGAAIGLWRARIVQMTGMPELIALLHSFVGLAAVLVGWNGALYDTGLSGALADIHHAEVFIGVFIGGVTFTGSIVAFLKLSARISSKPLMLPGKNALNIGALVAFLALTVWYVITPELWLLVLVTLLALALGWHLVASIGGGDMPVVVSMLNSYSGWAAAAAGFLLNNDLLIVTGALVGSSGAYLSYIMCKAMNRSFLSVIAGGFGIEAPRKDGDEEHGEHREIDAEAAADLLAGASSVVITPGYGMAVAQAQHGVADLVQKLRERGVDVRFGIHPVAGRLPGHMNVLLAEAKVPYDIVLEMDEINDDLSGVDVVLVIGANDTVNPAAAEDPASPIAGMPVLRVWEADNVIVFKRSMASGYAGVPNPLFYRDNAQMLFGDAKEKVDEILFQLSRS; this comes from the coding sequence ATGATCGCGGTCGCCGGTCAGGTCGCGGGCGCCGCCTACATCGTCGCGGCGCTCCTGTTCATCCTCAGCCTCGCCGGGCTGAGCAAACACGAGACTTCCCGCCGCGGGGTGGTGTTCGGCATCGTCGGGATGACGATCGCGCTGATCGCGACGGTCGTGCTGGTCGCCGCCGGCGCGTGGGATCAGCCGTCGGGTGTGCTCGGGCTGACGCTGCTCGTCGTCGCCGTGCTCATCGGCGCCGCGATCGGGCTGTGGCGCGCGCGGATCGTCCAGATGACCGGGATGCCCGAGCTCATCGCGCTGCTGCACTCCTTCGTCGGCCTCGCCGCTGTGCTCGTCGGCTGGAACGGCGCCCTCTACGACACCGGGCTGAGCGGAGCGCTCGCCGACATCCACCACGCCGAGGTCTTCATCGGCGTCTTCATCGGCGGCGTGACGTTCACCGGGTCGATCGTCGCCTTCCTCAAACTGTCGGCGCGGATCTCGTCCAAGCCGCTCATGCTGCCCGGCAAGAACGCCCTCAACATCGGCGCGCTCGTGGCGTTCCTCGCTCTCACGGTCTGGTACGTCATCACGCCGGAACTGTGGCTGCTGGTACTGGTGACCCTCCTCGCGCTCGCGCTCGGCTGGCATCTGGTCGCCTCGATCGGCGGCGGCGACATGCCCGTCGTCGTCTCGATGCTCAACAGTTACTCCGGGTGGGCTGCGGCCGCCGCCGGCTTCCTGCTGAACAACGACCTGCTCATCGTCACCGGCGCGCTCGTCGGCTCGTCGGGTGCGTACCTCAGCTACATCATGTGCAAGGCGATGAACCGGTCGTTCCTGTCGGTGATCGCCGGCGGCTTCGGCATCGAAGCGCCCCGCAAGGACGGCGACGAGGAGCACGGCGAGCACCGCGAGATCGACGCCGAGGCCGCCGCGGATCTGCTCGCCGGCGCATCGAGCGTCGTCATCACACCCGGCTACGGGATGGCCGTCGCCCAGGCCCAGCACGGCGTCGCCGACCTCGTGCAGAAGCTGCGCGAGCGGGGCGTCGACGTGCGGTTCGGCATCCATCCCGTCGCCGGCCGCCTGCCGGGCCACATGAACGTGCTCCTCGCCGAGGCGAAGGTGCCGTACGACATCGTGCTCGAGATGGACGAGATCAACGACGACCTCTCGGGCGTCGACGTCGTCCTCGTCATCGGAGCGAACGACACCGTCAACCCCGCCGCTGCCGAGGACCCCGCAAGCCCGATCGCCGGCATGCCGGTCCTGCGCGTCTGGGAAGCCGACAACGTCATCGTCTTCAAGCGCTCGATGGCGTCCGGATACGCCGGCGTGCCCAATCCGCTCTTCTATCGCGACAACGCGCAGATGCTCTTCGGCGACGCGAAAGAGAAAGTCGACGAGATTCTCTTCCAGCTCTCACGCTCGTGA
- a CDS encoding Re/Si-specific NAD(P)(+) transhydrogenase subunit alpha, with translation MTRIGIVAEAPGETRVAATPTTVPKLIALGYDVVVEAGAGAGSSFPDAAFAKAGATLVDGATAWAAPVVLKVDAPTPAEIDRLADGATIIATLSPALRPELVESLATRGITALALDAVPRISRAQSMDVLSSMANIAGYRAVVEAAHEFGRFFTGQVTAAGKVPPAKVLVAGAGVAGLAAIGAASSLGAIVRATDPRSEVADQVASIGGEYLEVVVPEEAKQVSSDGYAKATSEAYDRRAAEIYSEQAADVDIIITTALIPGRAAPRLITAADVASMRPGSVIVDMAAGQGGNVEGSVAGEKVVTDNGVVILGYTDLPGRLPQQASQLFATNLVNLLKLLTPGKDGELTLDFDDVVQRTVTIVQNGAVTWPPPPVQVSAAPPATKTTDAAPPMPPKKPMSTAARTGLIVAGIAALFAICAFAPPPLPQHFLVLTLAIVVGFYVIGHVAHALHTPLMSVTNAISGIIVVGAMVQITVPDLTVQILAAVAVLLASINIFGGFAVTRRMLAMFQKGETR, from the coding sequence ATGACCCGCATTGGCATCGTCGCCGAAGCGCCCGGAGAGACCCGGGTGGCCGCGACCCCGACCACCGTCCCGAAACTCATCGCCCTCGGCTACGACGTCGTCGTCGAAGCCGGCGCAGGTGCCGGCTCGTCGTTCCCGGATGCCGCCTTCGCGAAGGCCGGCGCGACCCTCGTCGACGGTGCGACGGCGTGGGCGGCGCCCGTCGTGCTCAAGGTCGACGCGCCGACGCCGGCCGAGATCGACCGGCTCGCCGACGGTGCGACGATCATCGCGACGCTCAGCCCGGCGCTGCGCCCGGAGCTGGTCGAGTCGCTCGCGACACGGGGGATCACCGCGCTCGCGCTGGACGCGGTGCCGCGCATCTCGCGCGCGCAGTCGATGGACGTGCTGAGCTCGATGGCCAACATCGCCGGCTATCGTGCAGTGGTCGAGGCGGCGCACGAGTTCGGGCGCTTCTTCACCGGCCAGGTCACGGCGGCCGGGAAGGTGCCGCCGGCCAAGGTCCTGGTCGCGGGCGCGGGTGTCGCCGGCCTGGCAGCGATCGGCGCCGCATCGAGCCTCGGCGCGATCGTGCGGGCGACCGACCCGCGGTCCGAGGTCGCCGACCAGGTCGCGTCGATCGGCGGCGAATACCTCGAGGTCGTCGTGCCCGAGGAGGCGAAGCAGGTCTCGTCGGACGGGTACGCCAAGGCGACGAGCGAGGCGTACGACAGGCGTGCGGCCGAGATCTACTCGGAGCAGGCGGCCGATGTCGACATCATCATCACGACCGCGCTCATCCCGGGGCGTGCGGCGCCGCGCCTGATCACGGCGGCAGACGTGGCCTCGATGCGCCCGGGCAGCGTCATCGTCGACATGGCCGCGGGGCAGGGCGGCAACGTCGAGGGCTCGGTCGCGGGAGAGAAGGTCGTCACCGACAACGGCGTGGTGATCCTGGGGTACACGGATCTTCCCGGCCGGCTTCCTCAGCAGGCGTCGCAGCTGTTCGCGACCAATCTCGTCAACCTCCTGAAACTGCTCACGCCCGGCAAGGACGGCGAGCTCACGCTCGACTTCGACGACGTCGTGCAGCGCACGGTCACGATCGTGCAGAACGGCGCGGTCACCTGGCCCCCGCCGCCCGTGCAGGTCTCCGCGGCACCTCCGGCGACGAAGACGACGGATGCTGCGCCCCCGATGCCCCCGAAGAAGCCGATGTCGACCGCAGCCCGGACCGGCCTCATCGTCGCCGGCATCGCAGCACTCTTCGCCATCTGCGCGTTCGCGCCGCCGCCGCTGCCGCAGCACTTCCTGGTGCTGACCCTCGCGATCGTCGTCGGGTTCTACGTCATCGGCCACGTGGCGCACGCGCTGCACACGCCGCTGATGAGCGTGACCAACGCGATCTCGGGCATCATCGTGGTCGGCGCGATGGTGCAGATCACGGTCCCCGACCTCACCGTGCAGATCCTGGCCGCCGTCGCGGTGCTGCTCGCGTCCATCAACATCTTCGGCGGTTTCGCCGTCACGCGGCGCATGCTCGCGATGTTCCAGAAGGGTGAGACGCGATGA